Proteins from a genomic interval of Lycium ferocissimum isolate CSIRO_LF1 chromosome 2, AGI_CSIRO_Lferr_CH_V1, whole genome shotgun sequence:
- the LOC132047265 gene encoding ras-related protein RABB1b, with protein MSYDYLFKYIIIGDTGVGKSCLLLQFTDKRFQPVHDLTIGVEFGARMVNIDGRPIKLQIWDTAGQESFRSITRSYYRGAAGALLVYDITRRETFNHLASWLEDARQHANPNMTIMLVGNKSDLSHRRAVSKEEGEQFAKENGLLFLEASARTAQNVEEAFIQTAGKILQKIQEGVFDVSNESSGIKVGYGRTQGPAGPRDGAVAQRGGCCG; from the exons ATGTCTTACGATTATCTCTTCAAGTACATAATCATCGGTGATACAG GTGTTGGAAAATCGTGTCTACTCTTGCAATTCACGGACAAGAGGTTTCAACCGGTGCATGATCTTACTATTGGAGTTGAGTTTGGGGCTCGTATGGTTAATATCGATGGCAGGCCTATTAAACTTCAAATTTGGGACACT GCTGGGCAGGAATCTTTCAGATCCATCACCAGGTCATATTACAGAGGAGCAGCTGGTGCACTTCTGGTTTATGACATCACCAG GAGAGAGACATTTAATCATCTAGCCAGCTGGCTTGAAGATGCTAGGCAGCATGCAAATCCAAATATGACCATAATGCTGGTAGGAAATAAGAGTGATCTGTCACATCGAAGAGCTGTCAGTAAAGAGGAGGGAGAACAATTTGCAAAAGAAAATGGGCTTTTGTTTCTTGAGGCGTCTGCCAGAACTGCTCAAAATGTTGAGGAG GCCTTTATACAGACTGCTGGTAAGATACTGCAGAAGATCCAAGAAGGTGTTTTTGATGTCTCTAACGAG TCATCTGGAATCAAGGTTGGTTATGGGCGTACTCAAGGTCCAGCTGGTCCACGGGATGGAGCGGTTGCTCAAAGAGGTGGATGCTGTGGCTAG
- the LOC132047264 gene encoding uncharacterized protein LOC132047264 — protein sequence MASTTVKQIPYKKLKQESNYFDEEEDIDLIHLREKVIGNIRKKHSAFWNIRFRKVHLRKRLKIRVPSLKKFLRRKARFIVATLAKTLKRLKESQSHFEDLFTGNYMFMQVTPTPLKICGQNPKSMNLKTGAGADYIHSGFSSLGSARYCN from the coding sequence ATGGCATCCACCACTGTCAAGCAAATTCCCTACAAAAAACTCAAACAGGAAAGCAACTattttgatgaagaagaagatatcGATTTAATACACCTGAGAGAAAAAGTAATTGGTAATATCAGGAAAAAACACTCTGCTTTCTGGAACATCAGGTTCAGGAAAGTGCACTTAAGGAAGCGATTGAAGATTAGAGTACCAAGCTTGAAGAAATTCTTGAGGAGAAAAGCAAGATTCATTGTTGCCACATTAGCTAAAACTTTGAAGAGGTTGAAGGAAAGTCAGTCACATTTTGAAGATCTTTTTACTGGGAATTACATGTTTATGCAGGTTACTCCAACTCCTTTGAAAATTTGTGGCCAAAATCCCAAATCTATGAATCTGAAaactggagctggagctgattACATACATAGTGGATTCTCATCATTAGGTTCTGCTAGGTATTGTAATTAG
- the LOC132047262 gene encoding E3 ubiquitin-protein ligase RGLG2-like — translation MGGKSSREDSWRQTSSTRSSWSQYDYPPQTSSYPPQTSSYPPQDSYSYSPHQQAVPSYAPPPPQQSYPPPTPQNYAPHDHVARPHAPRPRLDRRYSRIADNYNSLDEVTEALSRAGLESSNLIVGIDFTKSNEWTGKRSFGGRSLHHIGQNLNPYEQAISIIGKTLAAFDEDNLIPCYGFGDASTHDQDVFSFFPDERFCNGFEEVLSRYREIVPQLKLAGPTSFAPVIEMAMTIVEQSGGQYHVLLIIADGQVTRSVDTGRGQLSPQEQKTVDAIVQASKFPLSIILVGVGDGPWDMMREFDDNIPARDFDNFQFVNFTDIMAKNVPQARKETEFALSALMEIPSQYKATMELNLLGGQSGKSPSRVALPPPMYGATSVGYSKPSRATSFQQPPSSYYGYGSPSDAAPHFQQSSSSYYDRARPVDPVPSAPSSPYNAPSSTFDNQVCPVCLTNPKDMAFGCGHQTCCDCGRALENCPICRSAIQTRIKLY, via the exons ATGGGTGGAAAGAGTTCAAGAGAGGATAGTTGGAGGCAAACATCATCAACTAGATCTTCTTGGAGTCAATACGATTATCCTCCTCAAACATCATCTTATCCTCCTCAAACATCATCTTATCCTCCTCAAGATAGTTATAGCTATTCACCCCATCAGCAAGCTGTTCCTTCCTATGCTCCTCCACCACCTCAGCAGAGTTATCCTCCACCAACCCCACAGAATTATGCTCCACATGATCATGTAGCTCGGCCTCATGCTCCACGACCGAGGCTTGATCGTAGATACTCGAGGATTGCAGACAATTATAATTCCCTGGATGAG GTGACTGAAGCCCTTTCACGAGCTGGCTTGGAGTCTTCGAATCTAATTGTTGGTATCGATTTCACCAAGAGCAACGAATGGACAG GTAAGAGGTCTTTTGGTGGTCGGAGCCTACATCACATTGGGCAGAATTTGAACCCATATGAGCAAGCAATTTCTATAATTGGAAAAACCTTGGCGGCATTTGATGAGGATAACTTGATTCCATGTTATGGATTCGGAGATG CATCAACTCATGATCAGGATGTATTCAGTTTCTTTCCCGACGAAAGATTTTGTAATGGTTTTGAGGAAGTTCTGTCTCGTTACAGAGAAATTGTCCCCCAGCTGAAGCTTGCAG GACCAACATCATTTGCGCCGGTCATTGAAATGGCCATGACAATAGTTGAGCAGAGTGGAGGCCAGTACCATGTTCTATTAATCATTGCAGATGGGCAG GTAACTAGAAGTGTTGATACTGGACGTGGACAATTAAGTCCGCAGGAGCAAAAAACAGTTGATGCAATCGTACAAGCAAG CAAGTTTCCCTTGTCAATTATACTGGTTGGGGTTGGCGATGGACCCTGGGATATGATGAGGGAATTCGATGATAATATTCCTGCTCGGGACTTTGATAATTTCCAG TTTGTCAACTTCACGGATATCATGGCCAAAAATGTGCCTCAAGCTCGAAAGGAGACGGAGTTTGCTCTTTCGGCGTTGATGGAAATCCCTTCACAATATAAAGCGACTATGGAACTTAACTTATTGGG CGGACAAAGTGGAAAATCTCCAAGTAGGGTAGCTCTTCCCCCTCCCATGTATGGGGCAACTTCTGTTGGTTATTCAAAGCCCTCACGTGCAACGAGTTTTCAGCAGCCTCCAAGCTCTTATTACGGTTATGGAAGCCCTTCAGATGCAGCTCCACATTTTCAGCAGAGTTCAAGTTCTTATTATGATCGCGCTCGCCCAGTTGACCCTGTTCCATCTGCTCCTAGCTCTCCCTACAATGCTCCCAGCTCTACATTCGACAATCAG GTTTGCCCTGTTTGCCTTACTAACCCAAAAGACATGGCGTTTGGCTGTGGGCATCAG ACATGTTGTGACTGCGGGAGAGCGCTTGAGAATTGCCCAATATGTCGAAGTGCAATTCAAACCCGAATAAAGCTTTATTGA